AGCTTATTGTAGTGTTTGTAATTTGTGTTTAATCCAGAAAGAGATTGAAAATCTGAAAATTGATGACAAAGAGAGGCAAAACCAAATAATACTTGTGAAAGTTTTGGATTTGATCATCATTTGAATCAACTTACTGGTATTGAACTTACGAAAGTTTTGAACTTTGGGCGATTATTAAATCGTTGTAGTACTAGTCTGATGGGAAACTGCAACCATGTAGTGGTGATGGCTAAAAATATGGAAACATTTAGAAGTATCAGTAAGGAATTTTCTAAAGTTATTTATATTAGGGTATAATTGTTTATCATAATATTTTCGTTTCTAACCTATAGTATTAAGTAAAATAATAGCTGGGTTTGTATTATTGGTTGACTCTTAAATACATATTGTTAATGTTCTGTACTATAAATGTGTAAACATTTGAAACTCACGGAAAAATGAATTTTGTAACAGaatgcttcaaaaagaaagaaaaaataaaagaaaaaagaaaagaaaacaaaagaaacttGAAAAAGCAATTCAGTTGTCTGAAACTGGAGCtaatttatcatcatcatttgcCCCACCTGAAGAAAGTAGTCCTCCTTTGGCTGATCAAAGTCCTAGGTAGGTTGAAGAATGCATTTATCCTTTAAAGATTAAGCCGCTAATTTCCTTCAGTTGAGttaatttttttgtttatgtttgtttgtagAAGAGAAAAAGGTATTTCCAGTTCTGGGCAAGGTAGTGGAAGAAGTGAAGAGGTGCTAGACCCATTACCTGTgaggaagattcatttgatgatccCTTATATAGGTATGCTCATGTCCTCCTCTATTGCGTATCTGTATAACACTGCATATGCATGTTTTCCAGTTCACTGAGATGGAAATGGTTATCCGGAAGGGAAACTCGAAACCTTTTTTTAATAGTTATTGATTATATGATAGTAGGTAAAGGAGTGTTGTTTGCGTGAGTTGCACATCCTCCTTAAATTTTACGTTGGGAATGTTTCTTTTAGTTGAGAAAGGCTCATGATTAAATTGTTTTAGGTAGAGAATGTTATGAAACTTGAAAGGAATTAAGCGAATGTTACTTGTAGCTGAGTAGTGTATGAATTGAATCTGGGTAAGCTGTTTGGCTGAGGGGATGTATGCGATGTTTTCTCTGTAAAAGACAAATTACATATCTGTATTGTAGACTCATCTCAGATGTGGAATATCCAAATGCCGACTAGTGAAGATTTTGTACATCAATGCAAGATGTGCATATATGAGCTAGGTGGAAAAGAATTCTAAACGTTTTGAATTAGTTTGTGGAttctcaattgatgatttacttgGCTTTGATAATTGTTATGTATTATATCTTCTATTTCATTGCAGAGCCGCTGCAATGGGACATCCTTCCCTCGAACCTAGTTCCATGGTCGCACTAGGTGCGACATCAACAGCAGACAACTCCAGAGATGATCTTGCTCTTTTCCATTGTCCCCCTTTCATCaaggtaatttttttttagagaaacTCTCCTATGTTGTTCTATTTTtctagttttatttttataaaactgATTTAATCAGGCTGAAACTATTCGTTTCTCGTGCACGTTTATATTAATAGCTTTTCTTTCTTTGAACAATTTCAGTCAGTTCTAGTTTTACGTGAGTTGTGCTAGATTTGTTATTGATACTATATTTACTTTAAAATGTAGATAAAACAAGAGGCCGCATATCAGAACAAGTGGCTTCTAGTGAATGTGGAGTCCAGTAAAAATGGAATTCGGCTCAGATACGGTACATGTCTTGCCTATTTGCATGTTTGGGATAATCTTGGTTAACCCTGATGTAGGGCATCTGGGTACACAAGTCACCCATGTTTGACATGAATCAAACCCCTTTCCTTGTTCTATTTTGTTTCTTAATTTAGAATTTCCTTTTTCTAGTTATAATTGGTTTCCTACTTtagtttgatttcctttttctagTTAGAAGGACATTAGGAAATAGTGAAGCCTATATAAGATGGCCTAGTATCGTAGAATTCTACACTATTTGATTTAGCTATTGTTCTCTAGTTTCACTATTACTATTGATTCCACactaatttttatatatatatatatattggatcTTTGATCCAAGTTATACGCTTCCGCTACATTAAATACTTTCTAAATTACTTTTCCATGTGAAGCTGAACCGTGCCACATGGAATGATAAAGTGGTTGCTCAACTAATCCGCACAAATTCATATTTTGGCAGGTATAGCGATCTATTAATAATTTAATATTACTTAAATTTACTATTCTATTTTATTTCTTAGATTTGATGCAATTTGAATTGTTCGGTTCTGTATGTTTTATTTTGGTAACAAGGGGCACGATGACACCACTGAAGGTAGGCAAGTCTGCAACTACTACAACCTGGTTTCTGTTACTGTAGTTCTGCTTCTGGACCCAATATCCGGGGAAAAAATGTGCTTATGGAGCGGAATGATTCGACCTAGGCCTTTATTGAAGGTATTGCCTGTAATAGACTGCTTTTGGCCATCAAACATAATTGTATCGTTACATATAGCTTACAGCTTAAGTTTAAGTTTAATCGTAATGTGTGTCTTATTGCTTTATTAGTTCCACCTTTTCTTGAGCCACCAATTTTGAGAAGATATTTTATATTATGTAGGTGCTACTTCCTTTAGTGGATGGAGGTCCAAAAGATAACCTGGAACCAAAAGGTGTATTTAAAATCACAGACTAAACACTTagttttgcataaagcattcctctGTTCCCACATATGCGCTTGTTTGGTGAATCAAGTTTATTCTAATTCATGTTCTTGCTCTAATTGCAATAATTTTGTAGCTATTCTAAGTGGTTTCTCTATTCTAATTTAGAAAATTTAGAATTTAGTTTTATCTTCGATGACTTCGATTCAGGTATACATCAAATGTCAAGTGATTTTTTTCATGAGATTCCAATTCTGTCTAGTTTCCTCGTTTTTTTTGGTCAATCTTATGTCTAATTTTGTGTCTTAGTGTTTCAAATTGTTGTTCGATAATCATCAGAATCATTCAGCTCTTAATTTGTAAACGTGCATGATCCAGTAGTGATTGATGTCGATCTCTTTTCTTGAATTCACCCTTTTTGAGATTTGCTTTGTAAATAAGTGATTTTTATTCATGAGATTCCAATTCTGTCTAGTTTCGTCAGCTTTTTTGGTCATTTTTTGTCAAATTTTGTGTTCTATGGTTTCGAATTGTTGTTCAAGAATCATTCAGAATTGAATTTCATTCGGATATAGATACAAAAGACTGGTCGAGTTCTtcaccacccccccccccccacccccacccacccaaaaaaaaaaaaaaagaaaggttgagattatatatttatgttttttaATGAAAGGCAACTATTCCAGAATTTACACAAGACTTTTTAGTTTTTATCATGTCCAACTGTTGTCACTCGGACATGTTTCCAACTCATCGAAACTCTGGAAAGTGTCCCTTACTATATCTGTGGCTGTCAGTCATCGAGGATTGGTTGTCGAATCTACCTGGATAcgtcattttttcttttcttgagatCCTTTCTTCTCTGCTTTACTGAAGTTCCTGCGGCCTTATTACCAAGATCTTTCTCTTCTGTTTCAGGCGCAGATAGCTGTCCAATGGAATTCCCTAGATGCCCAACTAAAACTTATTTGCTTACCATGGACagagagaaaataaaagaaaagtctAGGACATGCAACGAGGAGGAACTGCAGGAGAAAATGCGCACGCATATGCTGGAAGTTGAGCGCAGGCTTATGCAGCCAAGACTTGGTGCCCAATGCAATAATTAAATGACTATAGATTATGGTTATTGTCGGAGAGATTGGATGATGATGAGGTAATATGCATATCAGGAGACATGACTAGCAGTCTGGAAAAGGATAAGAAGGCCAATGTTATAGCTTTAACTGGCCTCGAAATATTTCCCAAGGTAGGAGAACTAGGTGGAGAGATCATTGTTGGAAACCTCGACGTCCATAAAAACGGGTTCATCTATGCAACTTATAGTCCTAGTTTACATTTTCATTTCATCTGCGCAGACATACAGAGAACTTTCTTTCGAGTTGGAGATGAGAAGACGCAACCTCTCTTGCACTTCCATTTGCATCACCCCGTCAAAGTGGGGGCATAAATGAGGTAGGATATCCAATTCCGTTCGGTGCAAACCCCTGTGGGGCAGAGAACATCTTATAATGATTCAGAGAAGCAAACCAGGGATGGGGAAGACTTAAAGAACTTTGTCAACAAAGTGGAAGACAAATGGAGTACCTATACATTTGATGTTGCTGAGGTTCTTAAGAGGAAGGAATTTCAGGGAAATCTTCGCTCCAAGGCGCCAACCGTCTTTGGCCTGACTTTTTATGCCCTAGTTGGGCTTGTAGATGAACCTTTCGTTGTGGCCTACCTAGACAAAATCGATATTGTTAGTCTGAGGCTTAAACTTGCGGTAATAGATATGACTATCGTTTTTCAGGACTTCAAGCGTGATCTGATACACATCAACTCAATTCCTATAGCCGCGCTCGGTCTCATAAAAGACAGCTTTAACTTTTCCATGGTGAAGTATTATGAGATTCATAAAGATTTACCATGGAATTCCATGGTGAAAGGGATAGCAGATTCTCCGAGGGAGTTCCTCACCAATGGTGGATGGTTAAATTACGGTCTCGAGGACGATGCTACTGCAAAGTTCTACGATTACTTCTACGAGAAAGTAGAAGTCAAGGAACGTAAATTGGATAATGAAGGTGAATAAATCTGCCCATATGGATCAGACAGTGAAGGTGAAGAAAGTGACATGTTGGAGTAATGGGAGGATTAATGAATCAGGCAGGAAGAGAAGAGTAAAACAAGCGAGTTCAAGCTAAATCAGTCGCAAGTATCTTTGCTGCTGCAtctagtttatttttagtttagaCGAAAATTTGCTTTTGTTAATGGATTCTATACTAGTGTATAGCTCAACGTGGACATCTGGAGACTCCATATTTTCTTTTCGGTTTTTCTAAGTTGCTGCTGGGATTGGTTTTTATGGTTTAGTTGCTCACTTTGCcatttctatttgattcttgTCATTATCTGTCTCCCTTAGTTATATGACATTGCACTCACAGATTTACTGCTTGGCGTAGAATATCTTAATGTCTATACTTGTATGCCAAATTAGATCTTAAATATATATGCCAAAGTACAGTAAAAAttctataaattaatgttgtcgggaccatcaaaatttattaattaagtgAGATATTAATTAACCAATAAAATGGGATCATCAAAACTGGCAGCGTGGCCGCCCTACAGGCGGGCCCTACTCCAGGGTTTTACATTATTTTATACTCtctatatttttgtttatttgtcCTAATTTCTGCTTTGATATGTATTTTTTTATCTGTCcgctctgtttatagacatattttcgccttaaactatcaaatataccctttattttttataatcataaaattatttttaatttaaaatcttaaataTTATCATCATATATAAGAGTTAATTAGTATTTGGATCGTAAGTTTTGGTATGGTAGAGgatttgggtcctaagtttgtctAATTTAGGGTCTGGGTCGTTGACCCGTTAGTCAACGAGGTCAAAGTAACCGAACAGTTAAAAATGCTTAACATCAGTTAATTATAATATTTACACGTTTGCCACTGGACACGTGTTGTGATAAAATCGATTTAATCCGAAAGTTGGATACGGTTGATTTGGATGAATGGCTATGAATTAATATTTGTGTCAAGATCAGTACAAGTGCTCTAAATTTGAATCGATTACTCTCTTTTTCTTACTTCGGTACCGCCATTAAAAACTCCCCTATAAACTGAGACAATAATGGAACATGTAAGAATATTAGTAAGAGTTTTACTGGGGAAGTTGAAGCCGAGATAAACTGAAAGAAGACAAGTTGCGGCATGGATGTTCGATGGTGAATGATGGATTCAAATTTCTTTAGGATTCTGTTGAGTGTAGAAAAGTTGGgtttctataaaaaaaatgaatttgagaAGGGAAATAAAGGATGTAATTAGAGTTGATTGATGTTGTAATCATCAAAATAGAAGAAGAGTTGTTTGATGATTTTGGAAGTTTTAAACCAATAAAATCAAGAAGAGTAATTTGacagctaaagaagaagaatcatgagTTTGGTTCAAAATATTTCGATCAACAGTCAACTGTAATTTCGAATCAATATGGTGAATAATCAGGAGTATAAGAAAACCTTAGCAGGTGGCAGAATTAAAGAGAAATCCCTAATTTGGGTCCAAAATTCGAAGTTTATTGCTGCCATCAAAGTAGATTTTCTATTTTGGCTAGGCCTgccaatggaagaatatccgccggatattcAGAAATCCGATATTCGACaggttaagcactaccggatattcaaTATCCGATAtcatcctataggatatcaaaatcagatatcgattccgataggttaagctatcggatatcggatatttatccgataatatccgattcTGACAAAAAAATCTATAGTCTGGGGTGAAATTTAAGTTCTATAACTCATACGTACCATCCAAATCATCTTcaaaaaaattcttaaaatttAAGTTCTATAACTCTAAGTAGTTATGTCTCTGAGTATCTCTTACTCAcacacatacatgaaaagaaaCACAAGCAAATGTTATAGAAAGTAAGAAACTTCGAGTATGATAAGTATTTGTCACTCTTCTCTCCAGCCTCTGACTCTCTTGAGTCCTTGACTTCATTCGTCTTCGATTTCCAAATTTTCCATATCATCTGCATTATAACAAGTCAACATTCAGATAAGATACACAACTACATAAATAGTAATAATATGAACTAGGAAGAATAATAGATGAAACTATGCACTGAGTTTaagcagaaaaagaaagagaaaaaagaaaaaagaaaatgttaCCTTCACAAATGAAATATGGCAACCAATCGCTTAAGCACAAAAATGCTTCAACAACCTCTGGATCTAATAAAGCTCTATGTGTTGTAAGCACTCTACCACCTGCACTGAACATTGATTCGGATGCCACACTGGTGACTGGGATAGCCAAGATATCTCTTTCCATCTTTGCAAGAGTTGGGTACTTAGGTGCATTTAGCTTCCACCAACTCAAGATTTCAAACAAATACTCATCTTTTGGTGAGCCTTTGCTAAGCATTGGTTCTTCTAAATACTGGTCCAACTCAAATTTCTGCACCTCAAATTCAATGTTCTCCATCATAAACTCAGCATATTCAGGATCACGTACTTCATCTGGATTGTCTGAATCCATCATACTTGAGCTAAAGACATAGTTGCAAGCGCCAAAATAGTGTTCATATgcatttgagttttgtgaatcatACTCATAGAAAAGAGCTgtcaattttgttttgaatttgttaTACTCCACTGCATAGCCAGTTCCATACAATTTCTTATAACAAAACTCTACCCATCTTTCCTTgtatctaggatctaacacaacaCCGATGCCCATAACCAAATTACTTTCAAGCCAATACACATCGAACTTTTCCCTCATCTTCAATCCCATTTCTCTGATATACTTATAATCACTGTCTTCCCATTGTTTGATGCACATGTTAACTTCATAGACCCTATTGTAGTACATATTTGCAGTTGGATACTTCATCCCTGCAAACCTGGTTGAAACATCATTAAACACCTCTAAACACTTGCAAATAACTACCTCTTGTTGCCACTCGTCTTCACTTGGTATACAATCGAATTCAGGATCAAGGACAACTAATCTTTGAAACCCTTTTTTCAACTCAATTGCATTTTTAAGCATAAGAAAAACTGAGTTCCATCGAGTGTCCACGTCAAGACTAACTGCCTTTATAGAAAACTTACATTATGACAGTGCAGTTTAGAACCTCTCTTTCCTAGCTTGTGAAACTTTAACATACTTAACACAATCTTTAATTGATTGCACAAACTTAGCAGCAACTTTCATACCATCTAGGACAACTAAATGAAGAATGTGGTTGGCACACCTCATGTGAAACAATTCCCCATCAAGAACTAGACAATCCTTATTATTTAGCCACTTAATTAAATTTCTCATCATAACACCATTAGTAGCAACATTATCAGCAGTTAAAGCAAGGAATTTCCTATCTATGTTCCATTCAAAAGTGCAAGTTTTGATACATTCTGTGAGAACATCTCATGTGTGTGGTGATGACACTAAAATATAAGCTAAtgttttcttaaccaaattccattcatcatCTATGTAGTGGCATGTACACAACAATACCCATCTTTGTTATGCTTCAcagtccacatatcagttgtaAGACTACATCTAGAGGTATAATTATCCAATACAATTTGAAATTCTTGTTTCTGTTCATGAAAAAACTTCATCAAATCACTTCTGGTTGTGTTTCTACTCATCATCTTAACAGCATGGTTCAAAGACTTTCAATAAATTCTAAAGTAAAAATATTGAGCCATGTTTAAAGGGTAATCATGCTTAGCAATCATTTTAACCATGTATTCTGTAGAAATTGCAGGATCATAATGCCAATTAGCTAACTTTAAAGTTTTGTTACCTGCTGTTTTCAGTGAAGTagaaatctttttttttccatCCTTGTTCTGTGGTCTCTTATGGAaaatctttagatgattttgtaaCCTTGTAGTACCACTGACACTATCAGCATCAACTACCTTCTTGCAATGATGGCATGTACCTAATACAACAGCTTCCCTCACGTGTGTTTTCTTGTTGTGTCTTACTTTACAATCCCTTTCAAATTCATCCCACACTGGTGACCTTATTGCTCTAAGCTTTTTCTTCAGAGCAGTTATCAATGGATCCTCACCAGCTTCTCCATCTTCATCATCTGTATGAGAGCCTGGCATGTTATCATCAGCTGGGTTCTCTTCTGGTTCTGGTAATCTCCTAGTGTCACTAGTACACGGTGTTGAGCCAATTTATGAAGCTTGAACACTTTGTGATTGTGAACCATCCCTCAAAACGACAACATTTGATTGAGATTGAGGCAAAGGGGTTGACTTTGAGGTTGCAATTGTCTTGCCTTGGCtggttttttaaacatttttgcAAGCGCCTATATTAAAATTAAACACAGAGTAAGCATATGAACTGGTCCAATACCAAATTCACAATAGAGTAAAATTCCAATTAAGATAATCATATTCACAATACAGTAAAACAGGCCAAACAAACAACAAGAATTCTAATACATCACATTCTTTACTTGCAGTTGGGGCTAATCTTAGATATCTTCTAATCTAACCAACATAAGATCATTGTACTTACAGGTCAAACATAAGATCACTGAAAAACGATTCTGACCAGTAATTAAACAAGTTATCTCCGGATAAATTATTGAAACAAGAACCATTAAAAACGCACGAGTGATTTAACATCTTCTCTATAAACACACAGTTCATGGTAATTTAAAGGAattcatatataaaatttaaccaaTAAAGAGAAAACCCAActtcaatcatcatctaaatGATTCAATTCAATAAATAATAACCGGTAAACTCAACAAGTTTATCCTATGATTGAAAAGAAAACCCAAATTTTGAAACAgcaacagaaaccctaatttgcaatttCTGATTTCAAAAATGCTACCTTCACAAATTGACGTAGCAGAAGAATCGAATATGACTAACTCCTGCTGCTAAAACGAAAAATAGCAGAAAAATCAAAGATGAATAACGCTACAGAGATTCAGTGCACTGGACAGGAGGTGATGAGaatagaagaaaaaatgaaaaaacgaaaTGACTTCTCGAGTCCTCTACTACTACTAGTGGAGTCAAATAAAATAAGGGTATGGGAAAATTACGAGTACGTTCTTAACATATCGGATATCTAAACAAACGGATATACCCTAATCCGATTACGattggttaaggaagaaatatccgatatccgataaaacggataaaatcctataggatatcgaataatcggaaacggattcaggatatcggacaaatattggcATGCCTAATTTTGTCCATTGATGTCTCTTTGAGACTTATAAATGGTTAGAAATGTCTGGTTTGTTTTGAATATGAATTTGCAGGGTTAGATATGTCTTGGCCATCAAGTGTTCGACAGATTTCCGACCCAGTGTGCATTAGTTTTGGACAACTGTGAGTCATCGTTCAGTGGGTGTTTTCAACAGGTTAGAAGAGAATTAACAGGTTAAGATAGATGCTGTAAATTTGATGTGTTATGCTGCCGTGAAAACATTGAAGAACCGAAGAACCTTGCTTCCATGTATTTTAGTGATGAACAGATTGATCGGCCTTATAGGACTGAAGTTGAAGCTGTTACAGTTAATCATTTAACTGACAGAAATTAACAGAGTTAAGAGTTTGACCATTTGAACGATTTGACTAACAGgtctacgacccaaacactataacggacaaacttaggacccaaacactaaagGGTACCAAAAtctacgacccaaacactaattaactctATATAACTAAAAAAtctattcaatatctttgtaCTAATAGTCAtttcttttttaaataaaaatatttatgaatATTTAACATATTAATTTTTGTTTTAGTAATAATATAACATTAAATAGATCTAGTCAAGGGTTAGTCATAAcatgttgtaggatttccttaatattttgacctTTTCAATTAGGAATATTAATTAAAGACGAAAGGAGTAATTTTTTTAATCATTTTacctctctttcttttcctatTTTGATTAAACTTCCATATCCTTGTTCTTCCATGTTTTTGGATGTTCTTTTGAGCATTATTTTTATATACACCCACGTTATTTGCACGGAGCTTATTTAGGGGTGCCGCTAATTCCTGAAAGACGAATATCCATCATTATTCCCTGGAATTCAGATGATCGGAGTGATTGAACATTAGGTTTTAATCAACATATTTTTCTGGGAATTCAACCGATGAATAAAATACTAGATTCAATTAATAGTTTCTCTATAATAACAGTCAACATGTCTAGAAACATCTAATTGATTAAAATAGTCATCATATTAATTTTGAATCAACACCGTAGATGAATTCTGAATTCAACAGAAAATGCCGAGTCTTTCAgcataaataaaaaatacatggAATATTGAAGCTTTgcctcagaaaccctaatatttCCGTCATGTATTATCATATCCATTGAGGTCGCAGAAATACCATTCACTTCTCTTGGTGAAGGTGAAGATACGAGTGCCTTGCGCTTCTGATGCCGAGCATAGGTACACgatttttgatataattttacGAATATTCGCTTCACCAAAAATTGTCCATCAATATTAAGTGCAGTTCTTAGTATGTGACACTCATGTACCGCAGTATGCATATAAATGGtgatttttctaaaataatcAGGATAAATAAACAAGCTCAGTTGTTAGATGTTACCAGAATTCACTCTAATGTCAAATTATCTTCGAAGGAGCAATAGCCGTCGTAGAAGTACTTGTAGAATGATTGAGCATCGTCTGAAGAACATAAATTAGTAGTATTGTACATTGGTGTTTTTGATGGAAGATGAACCATGTTAACCCGTTGTTGATGGGGGAAAACGAATTACTGGTTTTTTAGGAAGTGAGGAGACgatcgtgcggaggagactcctggAACCGAGAAAATTTCTTTGACCTTTtgcaaacaaatgcactgcaagaagggagtgcttgcattcgatagatcaatctgtaggactccggcctaaaccaagacaatggccttcccagagtcaattcggtcacaagagagaatgggttgatctgttggagggaagctgagaagtgtgtgagatcaatgatgatcaaagattATGAATTTGTCGTGTATTCTTTGTGAGTAAAATAAGCTTTGCTGATTGAATTTACTCTGTTGATAGTGATCGCTCAAAAGATGAGTTTGTGTTCTCTAGATGATCGATTATCTCATCAATCATtggttcagagacttatttatatttcaaggAATAATTGACACactgatcccagtaagtgtgacagttgctggagtcaaagagtgggaaagtgggaaatcatgttaaaaccagttactcatcgtgcagagacttggttgattttccacccactacttcagTAAACTCCTTCAGccgtttgcacgacttattcacattctcattgtggatgaacacacgttccgtaggCTACCATACCAAAAaactagttaatatcccccatgtgacacgattgatgacTCGTGGTTGTGGAGTCTGCGAGGCAGAGTGTATTTAATTAGTTAGTCGTTGACTTGATGAGACggtgagtctttgtattgctgagtcgagttacataagatgaaggaacttccatgagatgatagaaataattaataataaaataaggaattacaaggtgtggaccTGACACATCTAGGGCATGGGCGAACGGCTAGtatgcccggtcccgtgacacatttcctaattttatgtaatttccttgatgtgaaggaaatatcatgaaactgaggagtttcataagatgaaggaactTCCAtgggatgatggaaataattaataataaaataaagaattacaaggtgtgggaccggcccaGGCTAGGACATGGCCAGCCGGTTAGCAAGcctggtcccgtgacacctttcctaattttatgtaattccttggtgtgaaggaaatatcatgaatttGAGGAGTttcaataaaatgaaggaatttactcaaatgaagggattttcatgggatcaagaaaaattaataaaataaaggaagaggcatgggaccggccacgtcggcatgaccggccggggggcttggtccccttagacgcctctatttaatattatttttattattatttttctccatgGATTTCATCGTTCTTTCGTGTTTTTTGAATGTTCGTTAGTGCATTTAGGTGCTCGTTGGTGCATTACTGaggagtacacttgcaccattttttcggggcttactcgatggtggctcagatgcccgtacgttgaatatttattactaacccatggaattctgttgggaagagcCACAAATTGAAGTACTGAAATATTATGATGAACGtcgaatattttctaggaattcaattgatgaatcttacaactaaaaataattaattgattaattgatggctctatactagcaggcaagttgtctaggagcattataattattcgaaaatcgaggtatgagctagttgaagcgtaatACTCGATTTGAATTTTTATTCTGTAAAGTACGGGAACATtgcgacgtcctgaagacgttagtgatctatactagtgagtaatacatataggatccgtccaatcgtttcgattctatacagaagtgattactgaaattgctcagtaaaTGAAATATGCCGTGGCTtcagttgagagactacatatGTACACTCTGAGAGTGGATATAATATATCAGAGGTTCTTAGAGATGTTCTGAGAGACAATATGCTCGATCATATATCaccgtggcatgagctttcacgctttaataaGAGATAAGTCTCAATTTTTGTCTGActactggatcagaaatatataaggttacgattttaccctttgtcaaaaatccaacATCAGCATTAAGTTCATGCTTGGTGAGGGACATTCacgttcctcagtcagcactggatggtgatttttagttacagatgaaataagtaattga
This portion of the Papaver somniferum cultivar HN1 chromosome 11, ASM357369v1, whole genome shotgun sequence genome encodes:
- the LOC113321483 gene encoding uncharacterized protein LOC113321483 — protein: MLQKERKNKRKKKRKQKKLEKAIQLSETGANLSSSFAPPEESSPPLADQSPRREKGISSSGQGSGRSEEVLDPLPVRKIHLMIPYIEPLQWDILPSNLVPWSH